Proteins encoded together in one Streptomyces sp. B1I3 window:
- a CDS encoding ATP-binding protein has product MLSALAFAGDEPVAEARHAARAFLTEVQAVHGIPVSDRSMGMVQLVVSELVTNAQKYAPGPCLLDLEISDGAVEISLWDTDPTLPVAQAADPGRVGQHGLEIVIGVCRSFEMRREPVGKRIKAAVVLADDPGGNPAGRLI; this is encoded by the coding sequence ATGCTGTCGGCTCTGGCATTCGCCGGGGACGAGCCGGTGGCCGAGGCCCGGCATGCGGCCCGTGCCTTTTTGACCGAGGTGCAGGCCGTGCACGGAATCCCGGTGTCGGACCGTTCGATGGGTATGGTGCAGCTGGTGGTCAGTGAGCTGGTGACCAACGCGCAGAAGTACGCGCCCGGCCCTTGTCTGCTGGATCTGGAGATCAGCGACGGCGCGGTGGAGATCAGCCTGTGGGACACCGATCCGACACTGCCGGTGGCCCAGGCCGCTGATCCGGGACGGGTCGGGCAGCACGGGCTGGAGATCGTGATCGGCGTGTGCCGCAGCTTCGAGATGCGCCGCGAGCCGGTGGGCAAGCGCATCAAAGCCGCCGTCGTGCTGGCCGACGACCCTGGCGGAAACCCGGCGGGCCGTCTGATATGA
- a CDS encoding IS3 family transposase (programmed frameshift), producing MVMKNYPPQFKADAVALYESRPDATIRSVAADLGINPETLRNWVRAAGVSRPRGRRTQEAAQPPAPLEAENAALRKKVRELEEEREILRKAAKYFAGGDGLVNRFQCVADLQRRYGVKRLCSILGVSRSSFYYWSRTAADRAARQAADARLAARIRAVHQESDGTYGAPRITAELRETSGEAVNHKRVARIMRASGIEGVRLRRRHRTTVPDPAAAKAPDLIGRDFTAGEPNTKYVGDITYLPLEGGKFCYLATVIDLASRRLAGWAIADHMRTELVTDALAAAIRTRGSLAGSIMHTDHGAQYTSRAFAEACRSAGVRRSMSAVGSSADNALAESFNATFKRETLQGRKGWPDEREARLDAFRWLHRYNTRRRHSRLGQRSPIAFENALHLTPTTLKPAA from the exons GTGGTCATGAAGAACTACCCGCCGCAGTTCAAGGCGGACGCGGTCGCGCTGTACGAGTCGCGGCCCGATGCGACGATCAGGTCGGTCGCCGCCGATCTGGGGATCAATCCGGAGACCCTGCGGAACTGGGTCCGGGCTGCCGGAGTGAGTCGTCCCCGGGGACGCCGGACGCAGGAAGCGGCCCAGCCGCCAGCCCCGCTGGAGGCGGAGAACGCGGCTCTGCGGAAGAAGGTCCGTGAGCTGGAGGAGGAACGCGAGATCCTGCGCAAAGCGGCGAAGTATTTCGCCGGGG GAGACGGGCTGGTGAACCGCTTCCAGTGTGTCGCCGACCTCCAGCGCCGCTACGGCGTGAAGCGGCTGTGCAGCATCCTCGGCGTCAGCCGCTCGAGCTTTTACTACTGGAGTCGGACAGCCGCGGACCGGGCCGCCCGGCAGGCGGCCGACGCGAGGCTGGCCGCCCGGATACGGGCGGTGCACCAGGAATCGGACGGCACTTACGGAGCCCCCCGGATCACCGCCGAACTCCGCGAGACGAGTGGTGAGGCGGTCAACCACAAACGCGTCGCCAGGATCATGCGGGCGTCCGGGATCGAAGGGGTCCGGTTGCGGCGCCGGCACCGCACCACCGTCCCCGACCCAGCAGCGGCCAAGGCTCCGGATCTGATCGGCCGCGACTTCACGGCGGGCGAGCCGAACACGAAGTACGTCGGCGACATCACCTACCTGCCCCTCGAGGGCGGGAAGTTCTGCTACCTGGCGACCGTCATCGACCTCGCCTCGCGCCGTCTCGCCGGCTGGGCGATCGCCGACCACATGCGCACGGAGCTCGTGACCGATGCCCTGGCCGCGGCGATCCGCACGCGCGGCAGCCTGGCCGGATCGATCATGCACACCGACCACGGAGCCCAGTACACGAGCCGGGCATTCGCAGAAGCCTGCAGGTCAGCAGGGGTGCGGCGAAGCATGAGCGCGGTCGGGTCCAGCGCGGACAACGCACTCGCCGAGTCCTTCAACGCGACCTTCAAACGCGAGACACTCCAGGGCCGGAAAGGGTGGCCCGACGAGCGCGAGGCCCGACTCGACGCCTTCCGATGGCTCCACCGTTACAACACCCGACGCCGACACTCCCGGCTCGGACAACGGTCACCGATCGCCTTCGAGAACGCCCTCCACCTCACACCAACTACGCTGAAACCAGCCGCATAA
- a CDS encoding ATP-dependent DNA ligase, translating to MVLRPPVEPMLAQARETLPPLGAGGMAVQPKFDGFRALLYTPLREGDPVLLQTRRGALVQDRFPDLTAAARSLPNGLVLDGELAVLDPHGQLSFTALQRRATAGRNAPVLAAEMPAHFIAFDVLQSDGQELLAEPFARRREVLEALFAGHWLGPPWTLCPSTTDPVIAGEWLYEWTDVPGLEGVVAKSLTGRYRPGVRGWTKVRRRNSTEALIGGVTGSLHRPHVLLLGRHDTTGRLRLVGKTAPLKPGPARDLADHLTAADPDHPWTGVRFTASWNSRTPLEPVLVAPVLVAEISADVSQDHGVWRHPLRYERLRLDASEADVPQFGETSP from the coding sequence GTGGTTCTGAGGCCGCCTGTGGAGCCGATGCTCGCGCAGGCCCGCGAGACCCTCCCACCCCTCGGCGCCGGCGGGATGGCGGTGCAGCCCAAGTTCGACGGCTTCCGGGCCCTGCTCTACACCCCTCTCCGCGAGGGTGACCCGGTGCTCTTGCAGACCCGGCGCGGCGCGCTGGTCCAGGACCGCTTCCCCGACCTGACCGCCGCCGCACGCAGCCTCCCGAACGGGCTCGTCCTGGACGGCGAGCTCGCCGTCCTCGACCCTCACGGCCAGCTCAGCTTCACTGCCCTGCAACGCCGCGCGACCGCCGGCCGCAACGCTCCAGTTCTGGCGGCTGAGATGCCCGCGCACTTCATCGCGTTCGACGTCCTGCAAAGCGACGGCCAGGAGCTCCTGGCCGAGCCGTTCGCGCGCCGCCGCGAGGTCCTGGAGGCACTGTTCGCCGGTCACTGGCTGGGACCGCCGTGGACGCTGTGCCCCTCGACCACTGACCCCGTGATTGCAGGGGAGTGGCTGTATGAGTGGACCGACGTCCCCGGCCTCGAAGGCGTCGTGGCCAAGAGCCTGACGGGCCGCTACCGGCCGGGCGTGCGCGGCTGGACCAAGGTCCGCCGCAGGAACTCCACCGAAGCCCTCATCGGCGGTGTAACCGGCTCCCTACACCGCCCCCACGTTCTGCTCCTCGGTCGCCACGACACCACCGGCCGCCTACGACTGGTGGGGAAGACCGCCCCGCTGAAACCCGGCCCGGCACGGGACCTCGCCGACCACCTCACCGCGGCCGACCCCGACCACCCATGGACCGGCGTCCGCTTCACCGCATCCTGGAACAGCCGCACCCCACTGGAACCGGTCCTTGTCGCCCCCGTCCTCGTCGCTGAGATCAGCGCCGACGTCTCACAGGACCACGGAGTATGGCGCCACCCGCTGCGCTACGAACGACTTCGCCTGGACGCCTCCGAAGCCGATGTTCCGCAGTTCGGCGAGACGAGCCCCTGA
- a CDS encoding DNRLRE domain-containing protein, protein MESYTGPIRVKQSDGGWKPVDTTLVTDGGAIRPKSAAADITLSGGGDSRPLAEVSRGGRSLGLEWKGTLPAPELKGSTATYRDAVEGGDLVVTALKEGISHSVILNERPDSPVTYELSVQTDGLTLQETSEKRLQWQDDKGRTVATAPVPVMWGSGERGSTGEPQHLAAIDVTVKQEADGDGQVLVLKPDPAFLSDPDLAYPVTIDPTDSLLGPVTDTWIQYDDYLTSQRGSTELKSGTYNGTEKARSFLKFDVAKYADKHILDTDLRLYSYYSSTCNTANSGNQVRRITTAWDPSAVSWSAQPTTTATGAVTSTAAKGYSSSSCPAGHVSWDVDSIVQAWAGGEPNYGVRVAAVDETDPLTWRRYHSSNQTDGSHNAAYEPSLTVTYNSLPGTAAAVSPASGSLTSDTTPTLSAKATDADGQQLTHTFEVWTPTGTSALRTGTSVAVASGAAATHTVAALPAGSYKWRAKASDGTDTGAWSGWQTFTVDTTVPTTPTLTSSSHPVGGNWYGTSSFAGSLASTDASGIAGYAVKIDQDAATSPGTAVTQTTTAVTRTGLADGIWYVHAAAIDKAGLWSAARHSAFQVDVTAPGAAGSLASSTHPVTTSAYANRTASFTWSAPADRSGIAGYAVTADRTADSLPPTTGTPQTAMSYTATTDADGTWYVHVRAKDKAGNWSSSAAHLPFKVDMNLPASPLISSSSHPDQARAYHSGDLAATWTAPSGSSAGYSLVVDKVSNTVPDTQPDTTGTTHRAQLAEGTWYLHVRGVDSNGTGGASSHFRVAVDTTAPGAPGVTSTDFPVDTWAGAAGTPGAFQVTPSGSDTASLAYRVDDGTPTTVPVTGSPVELRITPASAGRHVLTVTVTDRAGNVSAETSRAFHVGRAAITAPANGEVLVGSVDLAVSSPAGLTEVTFLQRKSPTAEWVAIPAAQVTHPSDGAAVTWPVPLTNGVSPKLVWDTSSLSGSSSLQIGASFGGPASLPLAEPVSVAVDRIEIIDGGSEPDAGEAEPAKAYALEKATARAAAAPDEFAPPYIDQAERTVVAPVVDATALSRAREPIQVVQAPADEGTGIPVDDAEGEAKPEGSPGEPEALPDPPADDSVETTGEENYVLEEPSGQEDADQPAPGTPTVTVQVTPETEVVAHSLTALESVRDEVLQLPESELPGSSALRLAYVDAENNRVVVKTEAVNSPLATSLGERYGSDAVAAELVPATPLETLDRRDDTSPYYGGARIRSYLTTSSVTWCTAGFPWRHSGKWYMLTAGHCTTGNGVIVNTKDTDFIGAVVRDNWANKSGSVRLKGQSYYSGDLSLFQVQSPKSASARIYKGGQHSTSSRVVHDYWRRWAQNGDKVCTGGMQTGEQCGWKVKATQATVKYSGGTTARNMVVARKTSGACSIPGDSGGPVYTVDGSGRAYAKGIISGGGGGGGDKSGGLLDPCELVFTDIGLANSALPGLVARY, encoded by the coding sequence GTGGAGTCCTATACCGGCCCGATCCGCGTGAAGCAGTCCGACGGCGGCTGGAAGCCCGTCGACACCACGCTCGTCACCGACGGTGGCGCGATCCGCCCGAAGTCCGCTGCAGCCGACATCACCCTTTCCGGGGGCGGCGACAGCCGGCCGCTGGCGGAAGTCTCCCGGGGCGGCAGGTCCCTCGGGCTCGAGTGGAAGGGGACATTGCCCGCTCCCGAGTTGAAGGGTTCCACCGCGACCTACCGTGACGCCGTCGAGGGCGGTGACCTCGTGGTGACCGCCCTCAAGGAGGGGATATCCCACTCGGTCATCCTCAACGAGCGCCCGGACAGCCCCGTCACTTACGAACTCTCTGTGCAAACGGACGGGTTGACGCTGCAGGAGACCTCCGAGAAGCGGCTTCAGTGGCAGGACGACAAGGGGAGGACGGTCGCCACCGCGCCGGTCCCGGTGATGTGGGGATCCGGCGAGCGGGGCAGCACCGGAGAGCCTCAGCACCTCGCCGCCATCGACGTCACCGTGAAGCAGGAGGCCGACGGAGACGGGCAGGTACTGGTACTGAAGCCGGACCCGGCTTTCCTCTCCGACCCGGACCTGGCATACCCGGTCACCATCGATCCGACCGATTCCCTCCTCGGCCCGGTCACCGACACCTGGATCCAGTACGACGACTACCTCACTTCGCAGAGAGGTTCGACGGAGCTTAAGTCCGGTACCTACAACGGAACGGAGAAGGCGCGCTCCTTCCTCAAGTTCGACGTCGCCAAGTACGCTGACAAGCACATCCTCGATACCGACCTGCGGCTGTACTCGTACTACTCCTCCACCTGCAACACCGCCAACTCCGGTAACCAGGTGCGCCGGATCACCACCGCCTGGGACCCGTCTGCAGTGTCCTGGTCGGCCCAGCCGACGACCACCGCGACTGGCGCCGTCACCTCCACTGCGGCCAAGGGCTACAGCAGCAGCAGCTGCCCGGCCGGACACGTCTCCTGGGACGTGGACTCCATAGTCCAGGCCTGGGCGGGCGGTGAGCCCAACTACGGAGTGCGGGTCGCTGCTGTCGATGAGACGGACCCGCTGACCTGGCGCCGCTACCATTCCTCGAACCAGACCGACGGATCCCACAACGCGGCCTACGAGCCGTCCCTGACGGTCACCTACAACAGCCTGCCGGGCACGGCAGCTGCCGTCTCACCTGCCTCCGGAAGCCTCACCTCCGACACCACGCCCACCCTGTCCGCCAAGGCTACCGACGCCGACGGCCAGCAGCTCACCCACACCTTCGAGGTGTGGACCCCCACCGGTACCTCCGCCCTGCGCACGGGCACCTCGGTGGCCGTGGCCTCCGGCGCCGCCGCGACCCACACGGTTGCCGCGCTGCCCGCGGGATCGTACAAGTGGCGGGCCAAGGCGTCCGACGGCACCGACACGGGTGCGTGGTCGGGCTGGCAGACCTTCACCGTAGACACCACCGTGCCCACGACCCCCACTCTCACCTCCAGCAGTCACCCCGTGGGCGGGAACTGGTACGGCACGTCCTCCTTCGCCGGCTCGCTCGCCTCCACCGACGCGTCGGGCATCGCGGGCTACGCGGTGAAGATTGACCAGGATGCCGCCACCAGCCCGGGCACAGCGGTCACGCAGACCACCACCGCCGTCACCCGGACCGGCCTCGCCGACGGCATCTGGTACGTCCACGCGGCCGCCATCGACAAGGCGGGCCTCTGGTCCGCCGCCCGGCACTCCGCCTTCCAGGTGGACGTCACCGCGCCCGGCGCCGCCGGCAGCCTGGCCTCCTCCACCCATCCCGTGACCACCAGCGCCTACGCGAATCGAACCGCCTCATTCACCTGGTCCGCCCCCGCCGACCGGTCCGGCATCGCGGGCTACGCGGTCACGGCGGACCGGACGGCCGACTCCCTGCCCCCGACCACCGGCACCCCGCAAACGGCCATGTCGTACACCGCGACCACCGATGCCGACGGCACCTGGTACGTCCATGTTCGGGCGAAGGACAAGGCAGGCAACTGGTCCTCGAGCGCGGCTCACCTGCCGTTCAAGGTGGACATGAACCTGCCGGCCAGCCCGCTGATCAGCTCCTCCTCGCACCCCGACCAGGCGCGGGCCTACCACAGCGGTGACCTGGCCGCCACCTGGACGGCGCCCTCTGGCTCCTCCGCCGGTTACAGCTTGGTCGTGGACAAGGTCTCCAACACCGTCCCGGACACCCAACCGGACACCACCGGCACGACCCACCGGGCACAGCTCGCCGAAGGCACCTGGTACCTGCATGTCCGGGGCGTCGACAGCAACGGGACCGGTGGCGCGAGCTCGCACTTCCGTGTCGCCGTGGACACCACCGCCCCCGGCGCCCCCGGTGTGACTTCGACGGACTTCCCCGTCGACACCTGGGCCGGAGCCGCCGGCACCCCGGGCGCCTTCCAGGTGACGCCGTCCGGATCCGACACCGCGAGCCTCGCCTACCGCGTGGACGACGGAACGCCCACCACCGTTCCGGTGACCGGCAGTCCGGTCGAACTACGGATCACCCCGGCCTCGGCCGGCCGCCATGTGCTGACCGTCACCGTCACCGACCGGGCGGGCAACGTCTCCGCAGAGACCAGCAGGGCCTTCCATGTCGGGCGTGCGGCGATCACGGCCCCGGCCAATGGCGAGGTACTCGTCGGCTCGGTGGACCTCGCGGTCAGCAGTCCCGCCGGGCTCACCGAAGTCACCTTCCTGCAGCGGAAGTCACCGACCGCCGAATGGGTGGCCATCCCGGCCGCCCAGGTGACCCACCCCTCCGACGGCGCCGCCGTAACCTGGCCCGTCCCGCTCACCAACGGCGTCTCGCCGAAGCTGGTGTGGGACACCTCCTCCCTGTCGGGCAGCAGCAGCCTGCAGATCGGAGCCAGCTTCGGTGGCCCGGCATCCCTTCCGCTCGCCGAGCCCGTCTCGGTGGCCGTGGACCGCATCGAGATCATCGACGGCGGCTCCGAGCCGGACGCCGGAGAGGCCGAGCCCGCCAAGGCGTACGCCTTGGAGAAGGCCACCGCCCGGGCCGCCGCGGCTCCCGACGAGTTCGCACCTCCCTACATCGACCAGGCAGAGCGGACCGTGGTGGCTCCTGTCGTGGATGCCACCGCGCTCAGCAGGGCCAGGGAGCCGATCCAGGTGGTGCAGGCACCGGCCGACGAAGGCACGGGAATCCCGGTGGACGACGCCGAAGGGGAGGCCAAGCCCGAGGGTTCGCCCGGCGAGCCCGAAGCGCTTCCCGATCCCCCCGCGGACGATTCCGTCGAGACCACCGGAGAGGAGAACTACGTTCTGGAGGAGCCGAGCGGACAGGAGGACGCCGACCAGCCCGCCCCGGGCACCCCGACCGTCACCGTGCAGGTCACGCCGGAGACCGAGGTCGTTGCCCACAGCCTCACCGCGCTGGAGTCCGTGCGTGACGAGGTGCTCCAGCTGCCGGAAAGCGAACTGCCCGGCAGCTCCGCCCTCCGGCTGGCCTACGTCGACGCCGAGAACAACCGGGTCGTCGTCAAGACCGAGGCCGTGAACAGTCCGCTGGCCACCTCCCTAGGCGAGCGGTACGGATCCGACGCCGTCGCCGCCGAACTCGTGCCCGCCACCCCCCTCGAGACGTTGGACCGCCGCGACGACACCTCGCCGTACTACGGCGGCGCGCGGATCAGGTCGTACCTGACGACCAGTTCCGTCACCTGGTGCACCGCGGGCTTCCCCTGGCGGCACTCGGGCAAGTGGTACATGCTCACCGCAGGTCACTGCACCACCGGAAACGGAGTGATCGTGAACACCAAGGACACCGACTTCATCGGTGCGGTGGTCCGGGACAACTGGGCCAACAAGTCCGGCTCGGTCCGCCTCAAGGGACAGAGCTACTACTCCGGCGACCTCTCGCTCTTCCAGGTGCAGTCACCCAAGTCTGCCTCCGCGAGGATCTACAAGGGCGGACAGCACTCCACCTCGTCCCGGGTGGTGCACGACTACTGGCGGCGCTGGGCGCAGAACGGCGACAAGGTGTGCACCGGCGGCATGCAGACCGGTGAGCAGTGTGGGTGGAAGGTGAAGGCCACCCAGGCCACCGTGAAGTACTCCGGGGGGACCACCGCAAGGAACATGGTTGTCGCCAGGAAGACCTCGGGCGCCTGCTCCATCCCGGGTGACTCCGGCGGCCCGGTCTACACTGTGGACGGCTCCGGGCGCGCTTACGCCAAGGGCATCATTTCCGGCGGCGGCGGGGGCGGCGGTGATAAGAGCGGCGGCCTGCTCGACCCCTGCGAGCTGGTCTTCACCGACATTGGCCTGGCCAACAGCGCCCTCCCCGGCCTGGTAGCGAGGTACTGA
- a CDS encoding VWA domain-containing protein, producing the protein MIASNSDERAPGISLSKVLERAPDLVSLYKAAGDRIRRHGLEGVRAAVYLVLDRSGSMRPYYRDGTMQHLAEQVLSLSAHLDDDGVVPVVFFSTDVDGSTDLALGRHHGRINKLHENLGHMGRTNYHWAMDEVIDHYMASGSDAPALVIFQTDGGPTSKLAAERYLCKAARLPLFWQFIGFGDPDDNEFAFLRKLDTLAVPATRVVDNAGFFHAGRTPRATNDHRLFDQLLHEFPQWLTAARAARVLE; encoded by the coding sequence GTGATTGCGTCGAACAGTGATGAGCGTGCCCCGGGTATCAGTCTGTCCAAGGTGCTGGAGCGTGCGCCTGATCTGGTGAGCCTGTACAAGGCGGCGGGTGACCGTATTCGCCGGCATGGGCTGGAGGGTGTGCGGGCGGCGGTCTACCTCGTGCTGGATCGCTCCGGGTCCATGCGGCCCTACTACCGGGACGGCACCATGCAGCACCTGGCCGAGCAAGTGCTGTCGCTATCGGCGCACCTGGATGACGACGGCGTCGTGCCGGTGGTGTTCTTCTCCACAGACGTCGACGGGTCCACCGACCTGGCGCTCGGCCGACACCACGGCCGCATCAACAAACTCCACGAAAACCTCGGTCATATGGGGCGCACGAACTACCACTGGGCCATGGACGAGGTCATCGACCACTACATGGCCTCCGGCAGCGATGCCCCCGCTCTGGTCATCTTCCAAACCGACGGCGGGCCCACCAGCAAACTCGCCGCCGAACGCTACCTCTGCAAAGCAGCCCGCCTCCCTTTGTTCTGGCAGTTCATCGGCTTCGGCGACCCCGACGACAACGAGTTCGCATTCCTGCGCAAACTCGACACTCTCGCCGTCCCGGCCACTCGTGTCGTCGACAATGCCGGCTTCTTCCATGCCGGCCGCACCCCACGCGCTACCAACGACCACCGGCTCTTCGACCAGCTTCTGCACGAGTTCCCCCAATGGCTGACCGCCGCCCGCGCCGCCCGCGTCCTGGAATAG